A genomic region of Dermacentor andersoni chromosome 9, qqDerAnde1_hic_scaffold, whole genome shotgun sequence contains the following coding sequences:
- the Madm gene encoding nuclear receptor-binding protein homolog isoform X4, protein MGDAKDKIPQESNEQRGSGDDSEDESEVLEESPCGRWLKRREEVQQRDIPGIDAAYLAMDTDEGVEVVWNEVKFSERKNFKAKEEKIREVFDSLAQLEHPNIVKIHKYWMDKDSEKPRVIFITEYMSSGSLKQFLKKTKRNVIKLPLQAWKRWCNQILSALSYLHSCLPPILHGNMTCDTIFIQHNGLVKIGSVAPDAINHHVKTFRENIKNVHFVAPEYGTAPVVTPAADIYSFGMCALEMAALEIPGNGDSGTQITEEVVNKTIESLENVQQKDFIRKCLRKNPLERPTARELLFHPVIFEVHSLQVLAAHVIIESAYQLTDEAVISRYSQADIVAEITHRDGRVGVQLRKNEVPKLELEKLLEDVRNGIYPLTAFVMSHQPVVRPRASSPEVSESVQSASPEPFDAETRRIINMMCNIKQQDESQNFVMTLLLRMDDKMNRQLTCELSIKDTPSVLATELVHYGFINKDDRNMVEVLIQDTLSRSHIPGISNQGQGAPISVGAA, encoded by the exons ATGGGCGACGCAAAAGACAAGATTCctcaggaatccaacgaacagcGTGGGAGCGGCGACGATTCCGAAGATGAAAGCGAAGTCCTAGAAGAGAGCCCTTGTGGCCGATGGCTCAAGCGGAGGGAAGAG GTTCAGCAGCGGGACATTCCAGGCATAGATGCTGCCTACCTTGCAATGGACACAGATGAGGGTGTCGAAGTTGTCTGGAACGAAGTCAAGTTCTCTGAAAGGAAAAATTTCAAGGCCAAAGAG GAGAAAATCCGTGAGGTCTTTGACAGCTTGGCTCAACTTGAGCACCCAAACATAGTCAAGATCCACAAGTACTGGATGGACAAGGACTCGGAAAAGCCAAGAGTCATTTTCATCACTGAGTACATGTCCAGCGGATCGCTGAAGCAGTTCCTAAAGAAAACGAAGCGAAATGTCATCAAGCTCCCCCTGCAG GCATGGAAGAGATGGTGCAACCAGATTCTCTCGGCCCTAAG TTACCTCCACTCTTGTCTGCCACCCATCCTGCACGGCAATATGACATGCGACACCATTTTCATCCAGCACAACGGCCTCGTCAAGATTGGATCTG TGGCACCTGATGCAATCAACCACCATGTCAAGACTTTTCGGGAAAACATCAAGAATGTGCACTTTGTGGCGCCCGAGTATGGAA ctGCGCCTGTTGTAACACCCGCTGCTGACATATACTCGTTTGGGATGTGTGCTCTAGAG ATGGCAGCACTGGAGATTCCTGGAAATGGTGATTCGGGCACGCAAATCACCGAAGAAGTCGTCAACAAGACGATCGAGTCTTTAGAAAACGTTCAGCAAAAG gaCTTTATCCGCAAGTGCCTGCGAAAAAATCCGCTGGAGAGGCCCACTGCCAGGGAGCTGCTGTTTCATCCAGTCATCTTTGAGGTTCACTCCCTGCAAGTCCTGGCAGCACATGTCATCATCGAAAGTGCCT ACCAACTGACGGATGAGGCCGTGATTTCGAGGTACAGCCAGGCAGACATCGTTGCCGAGATTACTCACCGGGACGGCAGGGTTGGAGTGCAGCTGCGGAAGAACGAGGTGCCCAAGCTGGAGCTGGAGAAGCTGCTGGAAGATGTCAG AAATGGCATCTACCCCTTGACGGCATTTGTCATGTCGCACCAGCCGGTCGTGAGGCCCCGAGCGTCATCACCCGAGGTGTCCGAGTCTGTCCAGTCCGCATCACCAGAACCGTTCGACGCTGAGACGCGCCGCATTATAAACATGATGTGCAACATCAAGCAGCAAGACGAATCTCAAAACTTTGTC ATGACACTCTTGCTGCGTATGGACGACAAAATGAATCGCCAATTGACTTGTGAGCTCAGCATAAAGGACACGCCATCCGTGCTGGCCACAGAGCTGGTTCACTATGGCTTCATCAACAAG gaTGACAGAAATATGGTGGAGGTTCTGATCCAGGACACGCTAAGCCGCAGTCACATTCCAGGCATCTCCAATCAAGGTCAAGGAGCCCCAATCTCCGTCGGTGCCGCGTGA
- the Madm gene encoding nuclear receptor-binding protein homolog isoform X3 gives MGDAKDKIPQESNEQRGSGDDSEDESEVLEESPCGRWLKRREEVQQRDIPGIDAAYLAMDTDEGVEVVWNEVKFSERKNFKAKEEKIREVFDSLAQLEHPNIVKIHKYWMDKDSEKPRVIFITEYMSSGSLKQFLKKTKRNVIKLPLQAWKRWCNQILSALSYLHSCLPPILHGNMTCDTIFIQHNGLVKIGSVAPDAINHHVKTFRENIKNVHFVAPEYGSKSTAPVVTPAADIYSFGMCALEMAALEIPGNGDSGTQITEEVVNKTIESLENVQQKDFIRKCLRKNPLERPTARELLFHPVIFEVHSLQVLAAHVIIESAYQLTDEAVISRYSQADIVAEITHRDGRVGVQLRKNEVPKLELEKLLEDVRNGIYPLTAFVMSHQPVVRPRASSPEVSESVQSASPEPFDAETRRIINMMCNIKQQDESQNFVMTLLLRMDDKMNRQLTCELSIKDTPSVLATELVHYGFINKDDRNMVEVLIQDTLSRSHIPGISNQGQGAPISVGAA, from the exons ATGGGCGACGCAAAAGACAAGATTCctcaggaatccaacgaacagcGTGGGAGCGGCGACGATTCCGAAGATGAAAGCGAAGTCCTAGAAGAGAGCCCTTGTGGCCGATGGCTCAAGCGGAGGGAAGAG GTTCAGCAGCGGGACATTCCAGGCATAGATGCTGCCTACCTTGCAATGGACACAGATGAGGGTGTCGAAGTTGTCTGGAACGAAGTCAAGTTCTCTGAAAGGAAAAATTTCAAGGCCAAAGAG GAGAAAATCCGTGAGGTCTTTGACAGCTTGGCTCAACTTGAGCACCCAAACATAGTCAAGATCCACAAGTACTGGATGGACAAGGACTCGGAAAAGCCAAGAGTCATTTTCATCACTGAGTACATGTCCAGCGGATCGCTGAAGCAGTTCCTAAAGAAAACGAAGCGAAATGTCATCAAGCTCCCCCTGCAG GCATGGAAGAGATGGTGCAACCAGATTCTCTCGGCCCTAAG TTACCTCCACTCTTGTCTGCCACCCATCCTGCACGGCAATATGACATGCGACACCATTTTCATCCAGCACAACGGCCTCGTCAAGATTGGATCTG TGGCACCTGATGCAATCAACCACCATGTCAAGACTTTTCGGGAAAACATCAAGAATGTGCACTTTGTGGCGCCCGAGTATGGAAGTAAGTCGA ctGCGCCTGTTGTAACACCCGCTGCTGACATATACTCGTTTGGGATGTGTGCTCTAGAG ATGGCAGCACTGGAGATTCCTGGAAATGGTGATTCGGGCACGCAAATCACCGAAGAAGTCGTCAACAAGACGATCGAGTCTTTAGAAAACGTTCAGCAAAAG gaCTTTATCCGCAAGTGCCTGCGAAAAAATCCGCTGGAGAGGCCCACTGCCAGGGAGCTGCTGTTTCATCCAGTCATCTTTGAGGTTCACTCCCTGCAAGTCCTGGCAGCACATGTCATCATCGAAAGTGCCT ACCAACTGACGGATGAGGCCGTGATTTCGAGGTACAGCCAGGCAGACATCGTTGCCGAGATTACTCACCGGGACGGCAGGGTTGGAGTGCAGCTGCGGAAGAACGAGGTGCCCAAGCTGGAGCTGGAGAAGCTGCTGGAAGATGTCAG AAATGGCATCTACCCCTTGACGGCATTTGTCATGTCGCACCAGCCGGTCGTGAGGCCCCGAGCGTCATCACCCGAGGTGTCCGAGTCTGTCCAGTCCGCATCACCAGAACCGTTCGACGCTGAGACGCGCCGCATTATAAACATGATGTGCAACATCAAGCAGCAAGACGAATCTCAAAACTTTGTC ATGACACTCTTGCTGCGTATGGACGACAAAATGAATCGCCAATTGACTTGTGAGCTCAGCATAAAGGACACGCCATCCGTGCTGGCCACAGAGCTGGTTCACTATGGCTTCATCAACAAG gaTGACAGAAATATGGTGGAGGTTCTGATCCAGGACACGCTAAGCCGCAGTCACATTCCAGGCATCTCCAATCAAGGTCAAGGAGCCCCAATCTCCGTCGGTGCCGCGTGA
- the Madm gene encoding nuclear receptor-binding protein homolog isoform X1 translates to MGDAKDKIPQESNEQRGSGDDSEDESEVLEESPCGRWLKRREEVQQRDIPGIDAAYLAMDTDEGVEVVWNEVKFSERKNFKAKEEKIREVFDSLAQLEHPNIVKIHKYWMDKDSEKPRVIFITEYMSSGSLKQFLKKTKRNVIKLPLQAWKRWCNQILSALSYLHSCLPPILHGNMTCDTIFIQHNGLVKIGSVAPDAINHHVKTFRENIKNVHFVAPEYGSKSTAPVVTPAADIYSFGMCALEMAALEIPGNGDSGTQITEEVVNKTIESLENVQQKDFIRKCLRKNPLERPTARELLFHPVIFEVHSLQVLAAHVIIESASYHPDQLTDEAVISRYSQADIVAEITHRDGRVGVQLRKNEVPKLELEKLLEDVRNGIYPLTAFVMSHQPVVRPRASSPEVSESVQSASPEPFDAETRRIINMMCNIKQQDESQNFVMTLLLRMDDKMNRQLTCELSIKDTPSVLATELVHYGFINKDDRNMVEVLIQDTLSRSHIPGISNQGQGAPISVGAA, encoded by the exons ATGGGCGACGCAAAAGACAAGATTCctcaggaatccaacgaacagcGTGGGAGCGGCGACGATTCCGAAGATGAAAGCGAAGTCCTAGAAGAGAGCCCTTGTGGCCGATGGCTCAAGCGGAGGGAAGAG GTTCAGCAGCGGGACATTCCAGGCATAGATGCTGCCTACCTTGCAATGGACACAGATGAGGGTGTCGAAGTTGTCTGGAACGAAGTCAAGTTCTCTGAAAGGAAAAATTTCAAGGCCAAAGAG GAGAAAATCCGTGAGGTCTTTGACAGCTTGGCTCAACTTGAGCACCCAAACATAGTCAAGATCCACAAGTACTGGATGGACAAGGACTCGGAAAAGCCAAGAGTCATTTTCATCACTGAGTACATGTCCAGCGGATCGCTGAAGCAGTTCCTAAAGAAAACGAAGCGAAATGTCATCAAGCTCCCCCTGCAG GCATGGAAGAGATGGTGCAACCAGATTCTCTCGGCCCTAAG TTACCTCCACTCTTGTCTGCCACCCATCCTGCACGGCAATATGACATGCGACACCATTTTCATCCAGCACAACGGCCTCGTCAAGATTGGATCTG TGGCACCTGATGCAATCAACCACCATGTCAAGACTTTTCGGGAAAACATCAAGAATGTGCACTTTGTGGCGCCCGAGTATGGAAGTAAGTCGA ctGCGCCTGTTGTAACACCCGCTGCTGACATATACTCGTTTGGGATGTGTGCTCTAGAG ATGGCAGCACTGGAGATTCCTGGAAATGGTGATTCGGGCACGCAAATCACCGAAGAAGTCGTCAACAAGACGATCGAGTCTTTAGAAAACGTTCAGCAAAAG gaCTTTATCCGCAAGTGCCTGCGAAAAAATCCGCTGGAGAGGCCCACTGCCAGGGAGCTGCTGTTTCATCCAGTCATCTTTGAGGTTCACTCCCTGCAAGTCCTGGCAGCACATGTCATCATCGAAAGTGCCT CTTATCACCCAGACCAACTGACGGATGAGGCCGTGATTTCGAGGTACAGCCAGGCAGACATCGTTGCCGAGATTACTCACCGGGACGGCAGGGTTGGAGTGCAGCTGCGGAAGAACGAGGTGCCCAAGCTGGAGCTGGAGAAGCTGCTGGAAGATGTCAG AAATGGCATCTACCCCTTGACGGCATTTGTCATGTCGCACCAGCCGGTCGTGAGGCCCCGAGCGTCATCACCCGAGGTGTCCGAGTCTGTCCAGTCCGCATCACCAGAACCGTTCGACGCTGAGACGCGCCGCATTATAAACATGATGTGCAACATCAAGCAGCAAGACGAATCTCAAAACTTTGTC ATGACACTCTTGCTGCGTATGGACGACAAAATGAATCGCCAATTGACTTGTGAGCTCAGCATAAAGGACACGCCATCCGTGCTGGCCACAGAGCTGGTTCACTATGGCTTCATCAACAAG gaTGACAGAAATATGGTGGAGGTTCTGATCCAGGACACGCTAAGCCGCAGTCACATTCCAGGCATCTCCAATCAAGGTCAAGGAGCCCCAATCTCCGTCGGTGCCGCGTGA
- the Madm gene encoding nuclear receptor-binding protein homolog isoform X2: protein MGDAKDKIPQESNEQRGSGDDSEDESEVLEESPCGRWLKRREEVQQRDIPGIDAAYLAMDTDEGVEVVWNEVKFSERKNFKAKEEKIREVFDSLAQLEHPNIVKIHKYWMDKDSEKPRVIFITEYMSSGSLKQFLKKTKRNVIKLPLQAWKRWCNQILSALSYLHSCLPPILHGNMTCDTIFIQHNGLVKIGSVAPDAINHHVKTFRENIKNVHFVAPEYGTAPVVTPAADIYSFGMCALEMAALEIPGNGDSGTQITEEVVNKTIESLENVQQKDFIRKCLRKNPLERPTARELLFHPVIFEVHSLQVLAAHVIIESASYHPDQLTDEAVISRYSQADIVAEITHRDGRVGVQLRKNEVPKLELEKLLEDVRNGIYPLTAFVMSHQPVVRPRASSPEVSESVQSASPEPFDAETRRIINMMCNIKQQDESQNFVMTLLLRMDDKMNRQLTCELSIKDTPSVLATELVHYGFINKDDRNMVEVLIQDTLSRSHIPGISNQGQGAPISVGAA from the exons ATGGGCGACGCAAAAGACAAGATTCctcaggaatccaacgaacagcGTGGGAGCGGCGACGATTCCGAAGATGAAAGCGAAGTCCTAGAAGAGAGCCCTTGTGGCCGATGGCTCAAGCGGAGGGAAGAG GTTCAGCAGCGGGACATTCCAGGCATAGATGCTGCCTACCTTGCAATGGACACAGATGAGGGTGTCGAAGTTGTCTGGAACGAAGTCAAGTTCTCTGAAAGGAAAAATTTCAAGGCCAAAGAG GAGAAAATCCGTGAGGTCTTTGACAGCTTGGCTCAACTTGAGCACCCAAACATAGTCAAGATCCACAAGTACTGGATGGACAAGGACTCGGAAAAGCCAAGAGTCATTTTCATCACTGAGTACATGTCCAGCGGATCGCTGAAGCAGTTCCTAAAGAAAACGAAGCGAAATGTCATCAAGCTCCCCCTGCAG GCATGGAAGAGATGGTGCAACCAGATTCTCTCGGCCCTAAG TTACCTCCACTCTTGTCTGCCACCCATCCTGCACGGCAATATGACATGCGACACCATTTTCATCCAGCACAACGGCCTCGTCAAGATTGGATCTG TGGCACCTGATGCAATCAACCACCATGTCAAGACTTTTCGGGAAAACATCAAGAATGTGCACTTTGTGGCGCCCGAGTATGGAA ctGCGCCTGTTGTAACACCCGCTGCTGACATATACTCGTTTGGGATGTGTGCTCTAGAG ATGGCAGCACTGGAGATTCCTGGAAATGGTGATTCGGGCACGCAAATCACCGAAGAAGTCGTCAACAAGACGATCGAGTCTTTAGAAAACGTTCAGCAAAAG gaCTTTATCCGCAAGTGCCTGCGAAAAAATCCGCTGGAGAGGCCCACTGCCAGGGAGCTGCTGTTTCATCCAGTCATCTTTGAGGTTCACTCCCTGCAAGTCCTGGCAGCACATGTCATCATCGAAAGTGCCT CTTATCACCCAGACCAACTGACGGATGAGGCCGTGATTTCGAGGTACAGCCAGGCAGACATCGTTGCCGAGATTACTCACCGGGACGGCAGGGTTGGAGTGCAGCTGCGGAAGAACGAGGTGCCCAAGCTGGAGCTGGAGAAGCTGCTGGAAGATGTCAG AAATGGCATCTACCCCTTGACGGCATTTGTCATGTCGCACCAGCCGGTCGTGAGGCCCCGAGCGTCATCACCCGAGGTGTCCGAGTCTGTCCAGTCCGCATCACCAGAACCGTTCGACGCTGAGACGCGCCGCATTATAAACATGATGTGCAACATCAAGCAGCAAGACGAATCTCAAAACTTTGTC ATGACACTCTTGCTGCGTATGGACGACAAAATGAATCGCCAATTGACTTGTGAGCTCAGCATAAAGGACACGCCATCCGTGCTGGCCACAGAGCTGGTTCACTATGGCTTCATCAACAAG gaTGACAGAAATATGGTGGAGGTTCTGATCCAGGACACGCTAAGCCGCAGTCACATTCCAGGCATCTCCAATCAAGGTCAAGGAGCCCCAATCTCCGTCGGTGCCGCGTGA